In Symmachiella dynata, the following are encoded in one genomic region:
- a CDS encoding HD-GYP domain-containing protein yields the protein MKTTSDPVSPPHPQPPEVRLDAGHDRAARTPHSNDTTTIRRRYDQLMSRLRRIAIDPVRRVPENDYLPALHRGALTLAKRVYHDIRLSTAKGGDTPSDQISPTALLKVGESMLDRHDQQQQLLAELKELSLELCGLISEMPRERPPKYTKIVELTDRIIEQSATQTTIEQVLPQPGLPITEILTGELPTSHTRVYVEAITAAQLIAWTAGAHNAIKSREQLQHIMIAALLRDVGCLVIDPQVIHNHEQLKQTQLGLYRRHPRLSAAMIGRMRRPPISVARLVARHHERLDGTGFPAQLSDLQFNEALRLLTAATDYVAMYRSTAPVNHFVTHPESRRREMAQALSSRAKRGQLDHDWVERILIGSEQLHELASPEKTGTPPQLPKQHQLHSDHVRPSAPHHQTQLPNDEVTTHQSIVAQPH from the coding sequence ATGAAGACAACCAGCGATCCCGTTTCCCCACCGCATCCACAGCCGCCGGAAGTCCGCTTAGACGCGGGGCATGATCGCGCGGCGCGCACCCCACATTCCAACGACACAACAACAATCCGACGCCGCTACGACCAACTCATGAGTCGTTTGCGACGGATCGCCATTGACCCTGTGCGGCGCGTGCCGGAGAACGATTACTTGCCCGCCTTGCATCGCGGAGCATTGACGCTCGCCAAGCGGGTTTATCATGACATTCGCCTATCCACTGCTAAAGGCGGCGACACGCCCAGCGACCAAATCTCACCCACAGCGTTATTGAAGGTCGGCGAATCAATGCTGGACCGTCACGATCAGCAACAACAACTTCTTGCCGAACTCAAGGAACTTTCGCTGGAATTGTGCGGGCTGATTTCTGAAATGCCGCGTGAACGGCCCCCCAAATACACGAAGATCGTGGAACTGACCGACCGCATCATTGAACAGTCCGCCACCCAAACCACGATCGAGCAGGTGCTGCCGCAACCCGGACTCCCCATTACGGAGATCCTCACAGGCGAACTGCCGACAAGTCATACACGGGTCTACGTCGAAGCCATCACAGCGGCGCAGCTCATTGCCTGGACGGCTGGAGCGCACAATGCCATAAAATCGCGTGAGCAATTGCAACACATCATGATCGCCGCCTTGCTGCGAGATGTCGGCTGTCTCGTCATCGATCCGCAAGTGATTCACAATCACGAACAGCTCAAACAAACTCAACTCGGCTTGTATCGCCGGCATCCGCGATTGTCAGCGGCGATGATCGGTCGCATGCGACGCCCACCCATTTCCGTCGCGCGACTCGTCGCCCGGCATCACGAACGACTCGACGGGACCGGCTTTCCCGCGCAGTTATCGGACCTGCAATTCAACGAGGCCTTGCGACTCCTCACCGCTGCGACCGATTACGTTGCCATGTACCGCTCGACCGCCCCAGTGAATCATTTTGTCACGCATCCGGAATCTCGTCGTCGCGAGATGGCGCAAGCTCTCTCATCGCGCGCCAAGCGGGGTCAACTGGACCATGATTGGGTCGAACGTATTCTCATCGGCAGTGAGCAGTTGCACGAATTGGCCAGCCCCGAGAAAACCGGCACGCCACCACAGTTGCCGAAGCAACATCAACTGCACTCCGACCATGTCCGACCGTCGGCTCCGCATCATCAAACGCAACTGCCCAACGACGAGGTCACGACCCACCAGTCGATCGTCGCACAACCTCACTGA